The DNA segment aagtaggttgttagctagtgggggttttgataagggtaatggtaactcgcggtcgatgctgacgcgagaactgggaccataccccttcaatacgATTGAAATTAGGTATTGATATATGGAATAGTTAGTTTTGAAGATTTAGAATATATTATGTTTTGTCTtgctttttttaattaattattttataaagaAACATGATACGAATGGGTAAAATAAGATAGGCGGAGAAAAGAATTTTGGGCAAAATTGTAACATGTGGTGCAATAAGTTTTTTTAGGTATACATTCGGTTATGCTGAGACGAGATAAACAATAAAAACGACTATACCTTGTAAAATCCTATCAATAGCAAGGGAGAGTGAGATGTAAGCGAACCATATCTTATCCGTAAGGGAATGATCCGATATAAAATTGGGATGAATCATGAAATACATATTTAGGGTTAAGGCATGCATTACATATATTTGAGGTCCTCAATTGAGACGagggtggtgtttgttttttggaagAAGAGCTTCCTGGCCTCTTCTGTCTGCACCGTGCAGACGCGGGAAGAGGTTTAGGTGCTGtagagtgtttgtttttttttttttcgagaaGTGCTTTTTACCTCTCCCCAACCTTTTCTTGGGGAAGAGATGAGACCTTAGCTTCTCCAAGCAGAGGTTTACCTCTTCTtggcaccacctccacctccacccctgctctgccaccaccaccacccctgctccgccaccaccacccctgctccgccaccaccacccctgctccgccaccaccacccctgctccgccaccaccacccctgctccaccaccaccacccctgctccgccaccaccacctccacctctgCAAACCCTAATcgaccaccacctccacctctgCAAACCCTAATCGACCTCTgcaacaaaacccccaaatcgaccaccacctccacctctgCAAACCCTAATCCACCTCTgagaagatgagagagagagagagagagcatatCTGATGacagatgagagagagagaacatCACCTTCGCATCATCGGAAAAACGGCCGGAGAAAGAACATCAACGGAAAAACGGCGGCGACGTCTTTCTCTTTTAGAAACTTTCTCTCTCCTCTATCTCTCTGTCTCGGAGCATCTGGAACCGGTGTGGGGGGTTGTCGGAGTCGTTGCTGGCTCCGCCGGTCATGTCGCCGGAGAAGGAGGGTGTACAGGGGGATCAGAAgagatgaagatggtggtggtttTTTTTTTGAAGACCTATGGTTAtgaagagaggagagagagatctgtgtgtgtttgtgtgtgtttgtgtgtgaagaggttttatataaaaaaaaaacaaaccctcttctccttgcagactgaaGACATTttgtccacctcttctcctgcagatgcctgcagatgtggccTGCAGCAGAAGAGGTTTTCcagcagaaaaaacaaacagcaccgaGGTATATATACAAACAAACCCATCTAAAAAAAATTATAGTTTAAAGTTTAGTCCCTTTATTGATTTCTTCTAATTAACAATTACATAGTATGGTTGGGAAAAGGGATGTAAATTtcataaaacaaaacaaacatgaATGGGTGAGTTTTTTCTCATATACAATACAACATAACATGCATTTGGATCCAAGAAGATGGATGCAAACATGAAAAAACAAACAGACAAAGAAGCTAGCCTTTGCTTTAGTGATCTCAACTTTTGGTCATCCATCCTTCTTGTCAATGAAGTTGAGAAAAAAACAAGGCATGTTTTTACCTTAAAACCCTCAAACATCAGCAAGAAAACGaaacaacttttgtcatcatggtCGCCGAGAGATCTTCACAATTTACATGCTTGATTTCATATCTCTAGAACAATATCTacatatttatattaaaattatcaaTACCCTTTATTCGGAAGCAACAAGCGTCAAACTTACATATGGACTTTTTGTTGAATTCACACATACGCCGCCTATGGACTTTGTTTTCATGGTTTAGTCTCTAAACTTATAACAAAGAAAAATTCATTAATTTAAAGTTAAAGACTTAGTTATGTAAAAGTTACATTAAGTTTTTAGTAAGTTTAGGGTGTTTTTTTGTTGACTCTTTTAACTTATGAGATTTAATCTTGTAAACATAAAGTCCAAATTGACTTGTGCAAGTCCAAAAGAAAGTTATACTTTCTAAACTTAAAGAGACTCACATTCCGAATCAGTtttgacccattttgacccgtcTTTCTCATTTTCATCCTCTATAATTTTCCCTTTCTTGTGTGGTGATCTTCGGCCCTCGATTAACTTTCTTGACGATGATGCTTGAGAATTCTGAGGGTTGATCTTGTTCTTAAGCATAGCCCTTAAAAGCTGCAtttatcacaatcataatcagaAATCAAGAAACCAAACTAAACCAAAAAGAAAACAAGATTTTAATGATCACCTTTTCCATTCTTGATTCCGGAAGTGGATCACGAAAACTAGGAATCGTTGGGAACCCTTTGCTGCATACGAAAATtttcttgaaaagaaaagaaagcgATTTCTTCCCGATTACTTTCTTATTGTTATCCATGCATATATCCTTGCATCTACCAAGGATGACTCTAATAGTTCGGTCGATATCTTCTTCTTTATCATCGCCTTCGGTGTTGACTTTGACCGAAAGTCTACGGTCAACCTCTAAGCTTGATGGGCAGTTAAGGAATCTATCCAATGGGAGATCAGCAGGGATCTCCTGTTTTTTTGACAAGAGATTTGTCAACTCTTTCTGCAGTTTTCCAATTTCTTCAGGCGTGAATTCAGAAAGATCCGGAGAGGATGTTTCTGTTACTTGAGTTTCTTGAATTTCTTCATTTTCGATTGGTAAATCGTTGTTGCCAAACGTCCCTATTGTCAGCAACCCGTGTGGCCAATCGCTAAACTCTTCTTTTTGAGGTTCTTGCTTGATGTGATCTATGAAATGGATATATAAACATGATTAATTATGATTCAAGTTGAATGAAAATCATGCAAGattccattttttttttatttttctgaatctTTTATGGGTATATACAAGATTATTACTTGTTTATTCTGTTTGAAAGATTTAAATTTCTATATTCTTAAGAAAATCAAACCAAGAACTTTTGATTTGGATTTTAGATGACCGATGCATCATTAACGTTGAGACGTTACGATCATAAATTCAAGAACAACCCTTAAATCCAAGTTTAACAAACAATACCATATTACCATTTGCTGATAAATATTAACTTAAAAGCAACATGgtacttgtatatatatatatatatatatgcacacaaATTCTTGTATTGTTTACTAGAAGCATCAGGTTGTTGTGTCAAATAGACATAAAATAACAGAAAGTTGgatcttttttttaaataataatacttCAAATAAACCAATAAGAAGCATGATCATATTCCATGCAACATAAGTAAACATGATTCTGATTTCAACTTGAAGTAAAATAATGCAaatttacatttttctaaatctTTATGGCCGGGTTTTCTAGACCATTCAATTTGAAATATCACAATTTCTATATTCTTGAAAAAACCAACTTAATCAGTAACTTTGTCTTCCAAATTTAGGTGACTGTATATTAGATCTTGGACCCATGATTCATACATCATTAATGTCGAAGAcggtataaaaaaaaaaaaaaattaaagcaCTGCTCTTTAACCAAAGTCATAGTTATTAGAAGTTGATATTAGGGTTACCTGAGGTGGATGTTTATATagaacaccattttacacatctAGTCCCTATACTGTAATACTTTGTCTAATAGTA comes from the Helianthus annuus cultivar XRQ/B chromosome 4, HanXRQr2.0-SUNRISE, whole genome shotgun sequence genome and includes:
- the LOC110934264 gene encoding uncharacterized protein LOC110934264; its protein translation is MEYRSLAPTTTEIHWIMSFLFVLHISSTSVPTLCYTLIGFFKPGHCAFALQPSSTVTAASCRPTRYITTTIMKLLSWMQNKLIGGQGHKNKNVASSANHIKQEPQKEEFSDWPHGLLTIGTFGNNDLPIENEEIQETQVTETSSPDLSEFTPEEIGKLQKELTNLLSKKQEIPADLPLDRFLNCPSSLEVDRRLSVKVNTEGDDKEEDIDRTIRVILGRCKDICMDNNKKVIGKKSLSFLFKKIFVCSKGFPTIPSFRDPLPESRMEKLLRAMLKNKINPQNSQASSSRKLIEGRRSPHKKGKIIEDENEKDGSKWVKTDSEYIVLEI